The following are encoded in a window of Candidatus Dormiibacterota bacterium genomic DNA:
- a CDS encoding MlaD family protein yields MRTQPRVNPVTTGIVTIAVIVLVLVGVVVGGLPGSPIPVPWSHHVELRAQLADADSLAPHASVEIAGVKVGEVVGIESRNGAALAVMNVDSQFADVHRDATVMLRPHGFFGPKFLEIAPGSASAPSIGGGDVIPEKQTVLPVDLDQILHALGAPERASLQTALVQLGQAAAGRGDDVNHLVANARTLTAGLLDPVQALDAVGSNLSDMLVKNDSFNADFAQVPLDQLVASTDRTLAAFAANSDHLQSLLSHADSTLTTLDTALSGQGGNIHGILDQAPGVIDRLNQFNDLLAAFGANLRGLQPGQPVDATPGIISAIENIRSAFGSSDPCSKNPTQPCSPGDSRQHYVRVETFGLLPNVPIPCSVLPAGPLSKLPCTAAATSTPLSEDTLSLLLGA; encoded by the coding sequence ATGAGGACGCAGCCCCGGGTGAACCCTGTGACCACCGGCATCGTGACCATCGCGGTGATCGTCCTGGTGCTCGTCGGCGTGGTCGTCGGGGGCCTGCCCGGCTCGCCGATCCCGGTGCCCTGGAGCCATCACGTCGAGCTGCGCGCCCAGCTCGCCGACGCCGACTCGCTGGCCCCCCACGCCTCGGTGGAGATCGCCGGGGTGAAGGTGGGCGAGGTGGTCGGCATCGAGAGCCGCAACGGCGCGGCGCTGGCGGTGATGAACGTCGACTCGCAGTTCGCCGACGTCCACCGTGACGCCACCGTGATGCTGCGTCCCCATGGGTTCTTCGGTCCCAAGTTCCTCGAGATCGCACCGGGCAGTGCGTCGGCGCCGTCGATCGGCGGCGGCGACGTCATCCCCGAGAAGCAGACGGTGCTCCCCGTCGACCTCGACCAGATCCTCCACGCGCTCGGGGCGCCGGAGCGAGCGAGCCTGCAGACCGCGCTGGTCCAGCTCGGCCAGGCCGCCGCCGGCCGCGGCGACGACGTCAACCACCTGGTCGCCAACGCCCGGACGCTCACCGCCGGGCTGCTCGACCCGGTGCAGGCGCTCGACGCCGTGGGCTCGAACCTCAGCGACATGCTGGTCAAGAACGATTCCTTCAACGCCGACTTCGCTCAGGTGCCGCTCGACCAGCTGGTGGCGAGCACCGACCGCACCCTGGCCGCGTTCGCCGCCAACTCCGACCACCTGCAGTCGCTGCTCTCCCATGCCGACAGCACCCTGACCACCCTCGACACCGCGCTGAGCGGGCAGGGCGGCAACATCCACGGCATCCTCGACCAGGCGCCCGGGGTGATCGACCGGCTGAACCAGTTCAACGACCTGCTGGCGGCGTTCGGCGCCAACCTGCGCGGACTGCAGCCCGGCCAGCCGGTGGACGCGACCCCCGGGATCATCAGCGCCATCGAGAACATCCGGTCGGCGTTCGGGAGCAGCGACCCCTGCTCCAAGAACCCCACCCAGCCGTGCTCGCCCGGCGACAGCCGCCAGCACTACGTGCGGGTGGAGACCTTCGGGCTGCTGCCGAACGTCCCGATCCCCTGCAGCGTGCTGCCCGCGGGTCCGCTGAGCAAGCTGCCCTGCACCGCCGCCGCCACCTCCACCCCGCTGAGCGAGGACACGCTCTCGCTGCTCCTGGGGGCGTAG
- a CDS encoding MCE family protein, with protein MIGSARGPRISPVLAGVLAAVVIGAVVLVMGWINVNFAAPWASTHTVTAQVIDVDGIAVSSDVRIAGRLVGQVTQVIARGDHADLTFHVDGAEWPLPADTTANIRLATLLGQKYVELVPGQDRSHQLADNGVIPLVATRPVVDFDQLLNTFDPPTRQALTNLIRTVGAGVQGQEGNLQQLVPGLRDLSVHSQSPTATLAQHDADLNTILASLGTVADQLNRSRNDLAGVIDNMNSVTGALAANPDAVRGFISNTGALNQTAHRVLGSGGAPQLAAGLQQLAPVAGQFDRLLASLLPQTQAFQVSGVTPAITLIHEIGDAISQSDRDGYFLRQNLLGIDCSGLLPTGSCTLPTSLPAQRTSPALPQLPQLPQLPLLPLLPGILGPHPGPTLLPPLLGGLLGDWWPTGGSGASLATFDLWGAP; from the coding sequence ATGATCGGCAGCGCCCGCGGGCCCCGGATCAGCCCCGTCCTCGCCGGCGTCCTCGCCGCCGTGGTGATCGGCGCCGTGGTGCTGGTGATGGGCTGGATCAACGTGAACTTCGCCGCCCCCTGGGCGAGCACCCACACCGTGACCGCGCAGGTCATCGACGTCGACGGGATCGCGGTGAGCAGCGACGTGCGCATCGCCGGCCGGCTGGTCGGCCAGGTCACCCAGGTGATCGCGCGGGGCGACCACGCCGACCTCACCTTCCACGTCGACGGCGCGGAGTGGCCGCTGCCCGCCGACACCACCGCGAACATCCGGCTCGCCACCCTGCTCGGCCAGAAGTACGTCGAGCTCGTCCCCGGCCAGGACCGCAGCCACCAGCTCGCCGACAACGGCGTCATCCCCCTGGTGGCGACCCGGCCGGTGGTCGACTTCGACCAGCTGCTCAACACCTTCGACCCACCCACCCGGCAGGCGCTCACCAACCTGATCAGGACCGTGGGCGCGGGGGTGCAGGGGCAGGAGGGGAACCTGCAGCAGCTCGTCCCCGGCCTCCGCGACCTCTCGGTGCACAGCCAGTCGCCGACCGCGACGCTGGCCCAGCACGACGCCGACCTCAACACCATCCTCGCCAGCCTCGGCACCGTCGCCGACCAGCTGAACCGCAGCCGCAACGACCTCGCCGGGGTCATCGACAACATGAACTCGGTGACCGGCGCGCTCGCCGCCAACCCCGATGCGGTGCGCGGCTTCATCAGCAACACCGGCGCGCTGAACCAGACCGCCCACCGGGTGCTCGGCAGCGGCGGTGCCCCCCAGCTCGCCGCCGGGCTGCAGCAGCTCGCCCCCGTCGCCGGCCAGTTCGACCGCCTGCTCGCGTCGCTGCTGCCCCAGACCCAGGCGTTCCAGGTCAGCGGGGTGACTCCCGCGATCACGCTCATCCACGAGATCGGCGACGCCATCTCCCAGAGCGACCGCGACGGCTACTTCCTGCGCCAGAACCTGCTCGGCATCGACTGCAGCGGCCTGCTGCCCACCGGCAGCTGCACCCTGCCCACATCGCTGCCCGCGCAGAGGACCAGTCCGGCGCTGCCCCAGCTGCCCCAGCTGCCCCAGCTCCCGCTGCTTCCGCTGCTGCCCGGCATCCTCGGCCCGCACCCCGGTCCCACGCTGCTGCCGCCGCTGCTCGGCGGCCTGCTCGGCGACTGGTGGCCCACCGGTGGCTCGGGCGCCTCGCTGGCGACCTTCGACCTCTGGGGGGCGCCCTGA